A section of the Campylobacter concisus ATCC 51562 genome encodes:
- a CDS encoding TolC family protein, giving the protein MKKILAVLLFALPLWAGNLLEIIALGQSARLESLKEFNKNEYINKNKSKKLNLSLDGRYTFVPDEIKGGYMTKAGSITAKVEYLIFDGGASEAADKILDHKGVEKIYKDEELMNLTAFQVAKVYFNAVALNSLINLETKFVDSFAKAAAENEFWFEYGEINKAEFDAINFTLNKKRAELDELGLKLAELNSRINLLSNGEIGFNAGSKIMMPDFSKDDLSAKLGAMEQEKYIKEQENEKQKSKFAPRIYLKDTQSVNNNSFKKGERTTSQMIGAYADANRPRVEFEWKLPDSLSLSKQSQVKRIEEQKAALDLSDEENRIITRLKELESTIKGLNAKLNLQDLKQDKLDSDFIDLLNGYLNGEIKYEEFLFVSEKNFSDRANFILDGDLLELNKLEYFFECARKINEVIIE; this is encoded by the coding sequence TTGAAGAAAATTTTAGCGGTTTTGCTCTTTGCCTTGCCTCTTTGGGCTGGAAATTTACTAGAGATCATCGCTCTGGGGCAAAGTGCAAGGCTTGAGAGTTTGAAAGAATTTAATAAAAATGAATATATAAATAAAAATAAGAGTAAAAAGCTAAATTTATCCCTTGATGGCAGATATACCTTTGTGCCTGATGAGATAAAGGGCGGATATATGACAAAGGCGGGATCTATCACGGCAAAGGTTGAGTATCTTATCTTTGATGGCGGTGCGAGTGAGGCTGCTGATAAAATTTTAGACCACAAGGGCGTGGAGAAAATTTACAAAGATGAAGAGCTGATGAACCTCACTGCTTTTCAGGTCGCAAAGGTCTATTTTAATGCCGTTGCCCTAAATTCACTTATAAATTTAGAGACAAAATTTGTAGATAGCTTTGCCAAGGCTGCGGCTGAAAATGAGTTTTGGTTTGAGTATGGTGAGATAAATAAGGCTGAGTTTGATGCGATAAATTTCACGTTAAATAAAAAAAGAGCAGAGCTTGACGAGCTTGGGCTTAAGCTAGCAGAGCTAAACTCAAGGATAAATTTGCTCTCAAACGGCGAGATCGGCTTTAACGCTGGCTCAAAGATAATGATGCCTGATTTTAGCAAAGATGATCTAAGTGCAAAACTTGGAGCAATGGAGCAGGAAAAATATATAAAAGAGCAAGAAAATGAGAAGCAAAAGAGTAAATTTGCTCCAAGAATTTACTTAAAAGATACGCAAAGTGTGAATAATAACAGCTTTAAAAAAGGTGAGAGAACGACTTCGCAGATGATAGGCGCTTACGCTGATGCGAACAGGCCTAGAGTGGAGTTTGAGTGGAAGCTGCCTGATAGCTTAAGTCTTAGTAAGCAAAGTCAAGTTAAACGCATTGAAGAGCAAAAGGCGGCACTTGATTTAAGCGATGAAGAAAATAGGATAATCACTCGCCTAAAAGAGCTAGAAAGCACAATCAAAGGCTTAAATGCAAAGTTAAATTTGCAAGATTTGAAGCAAGATAAGCTTGATAGTGATTTTATTGATCTGCTAAATGGCTATCTTAATGGCGAGATAAAATATGAAGAATTTTTGTTTGTGAGTGAGAAAAATTTTAGCGATAGGGCAAATTTTATCCTTGATGGCGATTTACTTGAGCTAAACAAGCTTGAGTATTTTTTTGAATGTGCAAGAAAAATAAATGAGGTGATAATTGAATAA
- a CDS encoding EamA family transporter yields MNKLIFVTILWAFSFSLIGEFLAGKVDSYLAVFIRVALASLVFLPFTKFRGISPKLAFGIMAIGAVQIGLMYLFYYNSFLYLSVPEVALFTIFTPFYVTLIYDAFSFKFRPLYLFSVGVAVFGALVIKYGAINDGVLKGFLLVQAANICFGAGQSAYKALLEKFDVDQKNVFGYFHFGAFFVAIVALLTLGNPAKFSLTSTQILVLLWLGVVASGLGYFMWNKGACEVDSGVLAIMNNALIPAAIIVNLVFWQKDTDLTRLILGAVIMYISLIIHNKIMKFYGTKIA; encoded by the coding sequence TTGAATAAACTGATCTTTGTGACTATTTTATGGGCGTTTAGCTTTAGTTTGATAGGTGAGTTTTTAGCTGGCAAGGTTGATAGCTATTTGGCTGTTTTTATTCGGGTTGCGCTTGCGAGCTTAGTCTTTTTGCCATTTACAAAATTTCGTGGCATCAGCCCAAAGCTAGCATTTGGCATAATGGCGATCGGAGCGGTGCAAATAGGACTTATGTATCTATTTTATTACAATTCATTTTTGTATCTAAGCGTGCCAGAAGTCGCACTTTTTACCATTTTTACGCCGTTTTACGTGACGCTCATATACGACGCATTTAGCTTTAAATTTAGACCACTTTATCTATTTAGCGTTGGCGTTGCGGTTTTTGGAGCTTTGGTTATAAAATATGGCGCTATAAACGATGGTGTATTAAAGGGTTTTTTGCTAGTGCAAGCGGCAAATATCTGCTTTGGAGCAGGGCAGAGTGCATATAAGGCACTTTTAGAAAAATTTGACGTGGACCAAAAAAATGTCTTTGGCTACTTTCACTTTGGGGCATTTTTTGTAGCTATCGTTGCGCTTCTTACTCTTGGCAATCCAGCCAAATTTTCACTTACTTCAACGCAAATTTTAGTGCTTCTCTGGCTTGGCGTGGTCGCTAGTGGGCTAGGGTATTTTATGTGGAACAAAGGTGCTTGTGAGGTCGATAGTGGCGTGCTTGCTATCATGAATAACGCTCTCATTCCAGCTGCTATCATCGTAAATTTAGTCTTTTGGCAAAAGGACACAGACTTAACTAGGCTAATTTTAGGCGCTGTTATAATGTATATATCTTTGATAATTCATAACAAGATAATGAAATTTTATGGTACGAAGATCGCTTAG